DNA sequence from the Malus domestica chromosome 11, GDT2T_hap1 genome:
GGGTTCCTTTAAACTTAATCATGCGCCATTTTTTGAGCTATTATAAATGTGGTGCTTAGGTTAAGATGATAAATCTCATATCAATTGCTGCAGAAGTATTTGTTGAATCAAAAACTTACGTTTACATGTGCACAGATCGTGATGGCATTGTAGTATTGATAGAGTGAGttttatataatattaaaattttcttcTAGATTCACTTTCAGTTCACTTTCTTCTGTTACTTTCCCTTAAATAATGTGTACTATTTGTAATTCTTATCAGCCCTGTTACTTTCTTCTGTTGAACCTGCTGATGCTCGAaattatttcgggattcccgaaatgtcccgaaatcccgaaactatttcgggattcccgaaaattgggattcccgaaaatttggtttgggatcggtattgaaattggaattctcgaaaatttcggtatgaGAATCGGAacaagggtttcggtatgggatcccataccgaaccacccctagtcCCGATTGGTCTTTAGGCATTTGAAAGTTAAGAAAGTGCGTCTAGACCTGCTTAAGAGTCCGCTTAGCCCACCTAAACCTGCCTAGGTCACAACTTTCACTTAAATATAAAATcaataactttcattttacattctaatttttcaataaaatgtaagtGATTTATTGAAAACTTAGATGAagtcattatatgcttgtttccCACATTTTCAACATGTTCTtatacttcaaaatttatatgtgattttattttacaatttatgtatcccaatataattatttatgtttcttaaaaataaatagaCGTATATTTatacgatatataataaatttacttaaatccgtctaATTTCCGACTAGACCCCGCCTCACCGCCTAAGCCGACTAGCGCATAGCGTCGTCTAAAACCTTGCGTATTTCGTTCACAGTCATTCATTTACCGTTCTATTCGTTCATCCTACTATTGAAAAGAAATTGCAAATTATTGTTTGACCAAAGTTATACGTCAACCAGTAATCCAGCTTAAGTTGAATTTGGGCCATCTCCAGAAGAAGCGAGAGAATGCTGGATATTTCCTTGAAGTTGCGAGAAAATGTTGGAAGTGAACTCGTTAAAATCTACTCTCTGTCATCAATTGAACGCACGATATGAGGAATAGAAAATCACACAAAGATGACGACAGTGGCTTTGTAGTGCATGCAAAGCGTAACGAACAACATTCGATGAATAAAGTAGTAGGAGATGCTTCAGGGAAGATTTCCCCGGTGTGGTAGTTGGTATCCCCTTAACCCCGCTTACATATATGTAAAGCCCCCCACCACAACAACTTTGTGAAATGCTACGACAACATTAATCAACCAGGTGCCGCAATCAAACCAGCTCTGCAGTCTAACAACTTCCAAAGTTTGAGACAAGTCGACAACAACCATTCTCTCAACAGTCGGGCAAGACATAGTAATTGAAGGGAGATAAGCTCAGTTCCGCGTGATAagcaaaaacaacaaaagaatTCAAGTTAAAACATATACAGCGGCTCAACCTAAACTCATATACTCGTATTACTAATCATACAACTCCACATTTCTAGACAATTCCAAAGACTTTAATCTCAAAAACGTGAGAGATAGAAATACCATTATCACCAATCGCAGTCCTCCGTTTTCAAACACCAACCTGGCAACCTCTTGATCCACCAGCCAGCTTACCCGACCCGCTATTGGAAGAGACCGAAACCGCCACACCACGGCACAAAACCCTCAGCAGCCGCCGCCTCAGCCTCCACCCGCCATTCCGAAACTGGACCCTCGCCAAAACCTTCACGTTAAAGCTCACGGTCCCGCGTCCCCTGTCCACCTCTATCGCGCGAACCACCGAGGCGTCCACGAACGAATTCACCGCCGACAAAGTGGCGTTGACGAAATTGCGATCCTTCCTCCCCTGAGCGAACGGCTGAACACGAGTCTCCGATATGAAGCCGTTCCGGTAGAAAATGGAAGAAACGACCTCCTCGTATCGGATGCTGAGCTTCTTGTTGGGGTTGTAGACGGAGAAGCCGACGGACCACGTGCCGCTCAGGGactgggaggaggaggagacgtTGAAGTtggtgagtgagagagagtcgaGTCGGAAGTCGGGGACCTTGGGGCGGAGGACGAGCCAAATCACAAGCATGATGCAGCCGACGATGACGAAGAGGGCGATCATGGCGCCGACGAAGCGGCGGATGAAGGTGGCGCGTGCGGCATAGGCGTTGGAGTAGGGACCTTGACGTTGGGTGTAGGTGGGGTAGCTGGAGTAGGGGTGGCCGCCGTTAGGCTGGGCGTAGGGCGTGGCTGGGTAGCCGGTGACGGGCCTAGAAGGGTCGGTCATTAGGGTTTGAAGATTTGTGGGGGATTTGGGATTGTGGGGGTTTATCACTTGTACTGTATATCAATTTTGTGGGGAAGAGAACGGAACGGATTCCTGTTTATAAAGTATAGTAATTTGGTTAAGTAAAGAATATGAGATTATTCGAGAACAAAGCTTGACACATGTCCACTTCTGCTAAATAGCCGATGTGGCTGCTCAGCTGTTTGACACCtatccactttttttttcttttctgaaaaattatgcaataaacaagaaaacaatattaaaaacgataatgctaaagagaccttcttttttttttttgaaaaagagTACAATATATCATTCCATGATTTGAAGAACTCGGCTCCAAAAAAGCCCTTGCAAATTAgatctaaaaaaataatacaataaagcatcaCTAATCGCAAAGCAATGAGTAGACTTCAAGCACCTGTCCAAGCTCATTAGGAACCACACGATTACACTGATCAATAAAATTGTTAACCTTAGTGTTGCAGAAAGACCATGTGAGAACAAAATCTCAAACCATAAATTGGGATAGGGAGTACGATGCCTATGAGTTTATCGCATCACCTAATCACTACCACGATCCTAGAACACCAAATGAGTAGTAGATCCAGCAAATTAAACAGCTCAATACTTCACACATATATCCAAAAGAGGTAGCACATCAAaacgaaaaaaattaaaatcaagcaCTCTCCTATAGAGAGCAATCAAATTAGCAAACTTTCCTATAGAGAAATCAACCAAACTTCAAGATAATTCTTGGAAATtattaaacagaaacaaaataaaaggaaaatcatGTCGCCACTCCACATCCTCTGGACATCCGAAAGCCATATCACCTACATCGGCTAAACCAAAAGTGTCGTACTGACCCGACGCAATTCGTCATCTTCAATGGCTTCCTGCTTCAACCTAATATCAAATGTGATAACTGGATTCAAAACCTTGAGTTAACTGTATTCGTGGGTCAAAGGACGACGACTATATCGGTGACTATAACGTTTCACATTACACCAAATAAAGTAAACAAAAAGTGAGAGGGAAGAGACTAAGAATGAATCTCAAGAAGATTGCCTCTAACTACAAAGCCAAAGGCAGAAGCCGACGACAAAGAATTTTTCCTTTGGTTTTTAAAcgaaatttgcaaaccaaatgatgtgtcatcaataagagATAATCACATTAACCgacatttaattaaaattccaaTTAtcgacaaccacatcatttgatttaaaaaatttggtctccaTAACATTACCCTATTAAAAATAATTGTGTAAAATAGTAGAATAACTATTTTACAAAGCTTGGCTATGCCAACCCCGTTCAATTTGTCTAgtcattttctcttttattCTCTGTTTCCTCTCTTCTCTTCACAGATGCCGActccaaacaaaagaaaagccaAGGGAACCTAATCCGAATACCCAAGGGTTTTAGAAACTGCCAACGATATCTTCTTCTttacccaaaaaccctagccatTTGAATGTGGTCTCTTAAATCCTAATTCCAATTTCaatacttcttcttcttcttcactagTAAAGGAGAAAGGGAATGGGTCATGGTTGCTCTGGCTCACGCCCTGCTCAGCATTTCATTTTGCTGTGGTCTTTGTCGGTCTGTTAATCCCAAGGACAATTACAAACTCTGTGTTTGGGGTTTTCCAGAGCAATTACTCTCTCATCGTCGTCCACAATGCTATGGCTTGCACCGCCATCGAAATCCCCGTTACCTCTCTTTTCTCTGGAAAATCTATAGGGATCGGCAAGCCTTTCTAGAAAGGTTATTCTAGTCTTTGACatgcttattttttatattgCATAATTTTTTGAAAATGAATGAACATGTGTCAAACTGCTGAGAAGCCAGATTAGTTATTTAGCAGAATTTCCTGCTAACTGTTCAGCATCCAAGCTTTGTTCATTATTAGTAGGGCAATTaggttttgaaatttttaataACGAGTCATAAAAAACAGACATAACAATCACACAATAACGACAATGAGTCATCAATATGATCAATTACTAAATACTAATCATTTCTGTAATCAAATCTCAAAAACTGATCATTCCTACCAATTATCCTAAAATATATTCTTTTTTGTCCGAGTCATCAATATGATCAATATGTAGTTGCtaaaaactaataatttatGCAAACAAATCTCAAAAACTGATCATTCATACTAATTACCCTAAATTATGTTCCTTTTTATCTAAGTGTCAATAACATCTTCATCTTCTATTATTTTTTCATAACTACGCCTAAATCGTGGAATGTCGTagatttttcaataatttagcGAAAAAAAAGGACTTCAAAAAGGAAAAACTTCAATTAGGGCATCCTAGATTAAATCCGAAGGTTCTCAAACAAAAATGactcaaaaaataaatatatataaaaaaaaacacgatCAACTTGGTCAATCTAATGGATGTCATATCAACGGATCTTTGGTTGTGAATAGCATGAGAACACATCTAGGACTCCAAAACCAAAAGAACTTCAACTTTGGCAACCAAAAATTCAGTTACTTCATAATCCGCTTCATGGGAGACTACGCACAAATCGTCAACAAAACTAATAAGAGAACAATCTTTACAAACGAGCAGCCCCGACTCCCAAGAGAAActataaaagaaacaaataatGACAACTACAAAAGGCTATGCGGTCATGAAAACCACCAACGAAGCTACTAGTTCATCATAATAAATGGCAACAACACCACCATGAGACATGAACAAAAGACGAAAGCTCTAAGGGCTAACCGAACACAGACAAGAGCCGCACTATAATCTACAATACCCACCTAACAAAAATTCAACCTCATATTTTGCCAAACCTCATATGGTGCCAGAAATGTAGAGAAATGTCTAAGAAAAATACacgagaagttatttataggaggagatttaaatggacacgtgggcagggagacaagcaactatggaggttttcatggtggccatggttttggggagagaaacgaggatggggaagctatcttggattttgcaatggcatatgatctcttcttagccaacaccttctttaagaagagagaagaacatgtgatcacctacaagagtgggtcgtcaaaaacacaaatagattttcttctaatgaggaaaggggatcgtataacttgtaaggattgcaaagttataccgggagagagcttggctaatcaacatcgcttgttggtgatggatgtacatatcaaaagagtgagaaaaaagaacaagacttggaagtgcccaaggactagatggtggaatctaaaaggagaaaaacaagccattttcaaagagaaagtaatcacccagtgtgtgtgggatagagagggggaagctagccaaatgtgggattccatggctagttgtatccgaaaagtagcaaaagaggtattaggagagtccaagggctttgctccacaccaaaatgaatcttggtggtggaatgaggaggtacaaataaaggtgaaggctaagaaggaatgttgtaaagccttatacaaggataggactgatgaaaatggtgaaaggtatagaagagcaaAGCAAGAGGCAAAGAAagttgtgagagaagctaagttagcggcttatgacgatatgtataagcgactagataccaaagaaggagagttggatatctataaactagctagagcaagggaaaagaagacaagggacctaaaccaagtgaggtgcatcaaagatgaggatggaaaggttcttgctacagagaacgcggtcaaagacagatagagaggttattttcataatcttttcaatgaaggacatgaaatgagtacttctttaggggagttgagtaactcagaagagtgtagaaactactccttttatcgtcgaatcaggaaggaagaagtggttgtagctttgaagaagatgaagcatagaaaaacagtgggcccagatgatataccgatcgaagtgtggaaagtcttgggagagacaggtatagcatggctcactgaccttttcaataggattttgaaaacaaagaagatgccaaatgagtggcgaaagagcactttggtgcctatctacaagaataagggcgacgtacaaaattgcatgaactataggggtattaagctaatgagtcatacaatgaagctctgggagagagtcattgagcatagattgaggcaagagacacgggtttcggacaaccaattcgggttcatgccagggcgctcaaccatggaggcaatctatctcttatgaagattgatggaaagatatagagatgggaaaaaggatttacacatggtctttatagatttggaaaaaacgtatgatatggtcccaagagacattctttggaggattttagagaagaaaggagtacgagtagcatatatccaagctataaaggatatgtatgaaggagcaaagactgccgtaagaactcatgaaggacaaaccgaaagcttccccataactgtaggattacatcaaggctcatccttaagtccttacctttttgcgttggtaatggatgagttaacaggacatattcaagaggatattccttggtgtatgcttttcgcagacgatatagtgttgatagatgaaactcaggaaggggtaaatgcgaagcttaacctttggagagaagtgttggaatctaaaggtcttcgcctaagccgatcaaagacagaatatatggagtgcaagttcagtgcaaatggaggccaaaatgagttaggggtgaggatcggagatcaggaaataccaaagagcgatcgttttcgctacttaggatctatttgcaaaagaacggagaattagatggagatctcaaccatagaatacaagctggatggatgaagtggaagagcgcatctggcgtgttgtgtgatcgtcgtatgccactaaagctcaagggaaaattttataggacggcaataaggccggcgatgttgtatgacacagaatgttgggcggtgaagcatcaacacgtacacaaaataagtgtagcggagatgaggatgcttcgttggatgtgtgggcacacgagaaaggataagattaggaatgaggatatccgaggtaaagtaggagtagccgaaattgtaggaaagctgagagaaaatcggttacggtggtttggacatgtgcaaagaaggcctactgatgctcgggttagaagatgcgactacgggacagaggttcaaggccgaaggggtagaggaagacctaggaaaactttggaagagactctaagaaaagacttagagtacttggatctaacggaggacatgacacaggatcgagcacaatggcgttctaagattcatatagccgaccccactcagtgacttggatttttcaagtctccaaccgagaagtcttcctcactcgggaaattaagggaacactacctcaacctacatgctccactcaataagtttcaacatacaagcttcaacaaaagaaaaaaatcaaagaacttagtgaagaaggttttgatgtatttaacacaatacgttggaatgaagcaaagcttatttattgatatctccgataagttacaaatatgtacatatacatgagtcaaaataaacaaacaagagggagccttcacaaaggttgcttaggataagtctcagcagtcggtagagccccagaaagagaaggcaccggagggggatcattcggagcctcaatactggaCAGAActctagaaggaggaggcatcagaggttgatcatttggagcttcattacgcggtacagccccagaagacgaaggcaataaatgcctttggaacaaacccataaaccgctgatgatcaagtaaaacctgaccatcagatttcttcatctggtcaagcttcctcttcatgtttgtagcatagtcatgtgcgagtcggtgcaactgtttattctcatgcttgagccctctaatctcctgtttgagactcatcacttcagccgccaatgactcaacttggcgagttcgagcaaataggcgttgaaccatattatatacagaacctgcacactgaacactcagagccagagaatccttaaccgccaactcatcagaccgtttggaaagtagtctgttatctttgggagtgagaaggtttctggccaccaccgtaacggtcatatcattcttcatcacggaatccccaacggtaaaaggaccagtaggggataagaaggatgggcgccatatgttgtctggagaaggcgtggctgcctcttcaacaaggttcaagtcaaaacgacggtcggaggagccagacattttcaaaggtgttgaagagagaagaggtcggacaaatcaagatcttagaagtgcaagaaatgagcttctattGGTGGAGAtccaagtgtgctttgaaacttatgccagcctctataaaaatctgcactcgacggagcttcagaaatcgaagaggcgcctgcccagaaatcgaagagacgtttgctttctcaaaagctgggttgcttagagaccacgagggccgatctcagaaatcgaagaggcgtttgctttctcaaaagctgggctgctcaaagaccacgaaggccgatctcagaaatcgaagaggcgcttgctttcttaaaagctgggctgctcagagaccacgagggcc
Encoded proteins:
- the LOC114823079 gene encoding uncharacterized protein At1g08160-like — its product is MTDPSRPVTGYPATPYAQPNGGHPYSSYPTYTQRQGPYSNAYAARATFIRRFVGAMIALFVIVGCIMLVIWLVLRPKVPDFRLDSLSLTNFNVSSSSQSLSGTWSVGFSVYNPNKKLSIRYEEVVSSIFYRNGFISETRVQPFAQGRKDRNFVNATLSAVNSFVDASVVRAIEVDRGRGTVSFNVKVLARVQFRNGGWRLRRRLLRVLCRGVAVSVSSNSGSGKLAGGSRGCQVGV